One stretch of Lates calcarifer isolate ASB-BC8 unplaced genomic scaffold, TLL_Latcal_v3 scaffold_58_123, whole genome shotgun sequence DNA includes these proteins:
- the tbpl2 gene encoding TATA box-binding protein-like 2 isoform X1: protein MQLCSSAWTQVLEGPGRSWIRSAGSSLMDESALERYFDDSIANDSSFMLGEELGLQSPTSSLQDSSYLSMKAGPSGDLGAELDLSFLPDDLSTQDDTAEAAQTQASVLDESQDSGVCLDYNSQDSTAADPQQGMSSLGPGTGTSPFCPMTPMTPMTPMTPVTERSGIIPQLQNIVSTVNLGCPLDLKFIALQARNAEYNPKRFAAVIMRIREPRTTALIFSSGKMVCTGAKSEEQSRLAARKYARVVQKLGFPARFLDFKIQNMVASCDVCFPIRLEGLVLTHQQFSSYEPELFPGLIYRMVKPRIVLLIFVSGKVVLTGAKERAEIYEAFENIYPILRGFRKQ, encoded by the exons ATGCAGCTGTGCAGCTCTGCCTGGACCCAGGTCCTGGAAGGTCCTGGAAGGTCCTGGATCAGGTCAGCTGGTTCTTCACTCATGGATGAGTCGGCGTTGGAGCGTTACTTTGATGACTCCATTGCAAAT GACTCCAGCTTCATGTTGGGGGAGGAGCTGGGCCTCCAGAGccccacctcctccctgcaGGACTCCTCTTACCTGTCGATGAAGGCGGGTCCGAGCGGAGATCTGGGGGCGGAGCTGGACCTGAGTTTTCTACCTGATGACCTCAGCACACAGGATGACACAG CTGAAGCAGCACAGACTCAGGCCTCAGTTCTGGACGAGTCTCAGGACAGCGGCGTCTGTCTCGACTACAACTCCCAGGATTCCACAGCAGCTGACCCCCAGCAGGGGATGTCTTCATTGGGACCGGGAACTGGCACCTCCCCCTTCTGTCCCATGACCCCTATGACCCCCATGACCCCCATGACCCCTGTGACAGAGAGGTCAGGAATCATCCCACAGTTACA GAACATAGTCTCCACAGTGAACCTGGGTTGTCCTCTGGACCTGAAGTTCATCGCTCTGCAGGCGAGAAACGCAGAATACAACCCCAAG cgTTTTGCTGCCGTCATCATGAGGATCCGTGAACCTCGAACCACAGCTCTGATCTTCAGCTCAGGGAAGATGGTCTGTACCGGAGCCAAGAG TGAGGAGCAGTCGCGGCTTGCAGCCAGGAAGTACGCCCGCGTGGTGCAGAAACTTGGTTTCCCTGCTCGCTTCCTGGACTTTAAGATCCAGAACATGGTGGCCAGCTGTGACGTCTGTTTCCCCATCAGACTAGAGGGACTGGTCCTGACCCACCAGCAGTTCAGcag TTATGAACCTGAGCTGTTTCCAGGTCTCATCTACAGGATGGTGAAACCTCGGATTGTCCTGCTCATCTTTGTGTCTGGGAAAGTTGTTCTGACCG GAGCTAAAGAACGAGCTGAGATCTATGAAGCGTTCGAGAACATTTATCCGATCCTGAGAGGCTTCAGGAAACAGTGA
- the tbpl2 gene encoding TATA box-binding protein-like 2 isoform X2 produces the protein MQLCSSAWTQVLEGPGRSWIRSAGSSLMDESALERYFDDSIANDSSFMLGEELGLQSPTSSLQDSSYLSMKAGPSGDLGAELDLSFLPDDLSTQDDTAEAAQTQASVLDESQDSGVCLDYNSQDSTAADPQQGMSSLGPGTGTSPFCPMTPMTPMTPMTPVTERNIVSTVNLGCPLDLKFIALQARNAEYNPKRFAAVIMRIREPRTTALIFSSGKMVCTGAKSEEQSRLAARKYARVVQKLGFPARFLDFKIQNMVASCDVCFPIRLEGLVLTHQQFSSYEPELFPGLIYRMVKPRIVLLIFVSGKVVLTGAKERAEIYEAFENIYPILRGFRKQ, from the exons ATGCAGCTGTGCAGCTCTGCCTGGACCCAGGTCCTGGAAGGTCCTGGAAGGTCCTGGATCAGGTCAGCTGGTTCTTCACTCATGGATGAGTCGGCGTTGGAGCGTTACTTTGATGACTCCATTGCAAAT GACTCCAGCTTCATGTTGGGGGAGGAGCTGGGCCTCCAGAGccccacctcctccctgcaGGACTCCTCTTACCTGTCGATGAAGGCGGGTCCGAGCGGAGATCTGGGGGCGGAGCTGGACCTGAGTTTTCTACCTGATGACCTCAGCACACAGGATGACACAG CTGAAGCAGCACAGACTCAGGCCTCAGTTCTGGACGAGTCTCAGGACAGCGGCGTCTGTCTCGACTACAACTCCCAGGATTCCACAGCAGCTGACCCCCAGCAGGGGATGTCTTCATTGGGACCGGGAACTGGCACCTCCCCCTTCTGTCCCATGACCCCTATGACCCCCATGACCCCCATGACCCCTGTGACAGAGAG GAACATAGTCTCCACAGTGAACCTGGGTTGTCCTCTGGACCTGAAGTTCATCGCTCTGCAGGCGAGAAACGCAGAATACAACCCCAAG cgTTTTGCTGCCGTCATCATGAGGATCCGTGAACCTCGAACCACAGCTCTGATCTTCAGCTCAGGGAAGATGGTCTGTACCGGAGCCAAGAG TGAGGAGCAGTCGCGGCTTGCAGCCAGGAAGTACGCCCGCGTGGTGCAGAAACTTGGTTTCCCTGCTCGCTTCCTGGACTTTAAGATCCAGAACATGGTGGCCAGCTGTGACGTCTGTTTCCCCATCAGACTAGAGGGACTGGTCCTGACCCACCAGCAGTTCAGcag TTATGAACCTGAGCTGTTTCCAGGTCTCATCTACAGGATGGTGAAACCTCGGATTGTCCTGCTCATCTTTGTGTCTGGGAAAGTTGTTCTGACCG GAGCTAAAGAACGAGCTGAGATCTATGAAGCGTTCGAGAACATTTATCCGATCCTGAGAGGCTTCAGGAAACAGTGA
- the tbpl2 gene encoding TATA box-binding protein-like 2 isoform X3, whose protein sequence is MDESALERYFDDSIANDSSFMLGEELGLQSPTSSLQDSSYLSMKAGPSGDLGAELDLSFLPDDLSTQDDTAEAAQTQASVLDESQDSGVCLDYNSQDSTAADPQQGMSSLGPGTGTSPFCPMTPMTPMTPMTPVTERSGIIPQLQNIVSTVNLGCPLDLKFIALQARNAEYNPKRFAAVIMRIREPRTTALIFSSGKMVCTGAKSEEQSRLAARKYARVVQKLGFPARFLDFKIQNMVASCDVCFPIRLEGLVLTHQQFSSYEPELFPGLIYRMVKPRIVLLIFVSGKVVLTGAKERAEIYEAFENIYPILRGFRKQ, encoded by the exons ATGGATGAGTCGGCGTTGGAGCGTTACTTTGATGACTCCATTGCAAAT GACTCCAGCTTCATGTTGGGGGAGGAGCTGGGCCTCCAGAGccccacctcctccctgcaGGACTCCTCTTACCTGTCGATGAAGGCGGGTCCGAGCGGAGATCTGGGGGCGGAGCTGGACCTGAGTTTTCTACCTGATGACCTCAGCACACAGGATGACACAG CTGAAGCAGCACAGACTCAGGCCTCAGTTCTGGACGAGTCTCAGGACAGCGGCGTCTGTCTCGACTACAACTCCCAGGATTCCACAGCAGCTGACCCCCAGCAGGGGATGTCTTCATTGGGACCGGGAACTGGCACCTCCCCCTTCTGTCCCATGACCCCTATGACCCCCATGACCCCCATGACCCCTGTGACAGAGAGGTCAGGAATCATCCCACAGTTACA GAACATAGTCTCCACAGTGAACCTGGGTTGTCCTCTGGACCTGAAGTTCATCGCTCTGCAGGCGAGAAACGCAGAATACAACCCCAAG cgTTTTGCTGCCGTCATCATGAGGATCCGTGAACCTCGAACCACAGCTCTGATCTTCAGCTCAGGGAAGATGGTCTGTACCGGAGCCAAGAG TGAGGAGCAGTCGCGGCTTGCAGCCAGGAAGTACGCCCGCGTGGTGCAGAAACTTGGTTTCCCTGCTCGCTTCCTGGACTTTAAGATCCAGAACATGGTGGCCAGCTGTGACGTCTGTTTCCCCATCAGACTAGAGGGACTGGTCCTGACCCACCAGCAGTTCAGcag TTATGAACCTGAGCTGTTTCCAGGTCTCATCTACAGGATGGTGAAACCTCGGATTGTCCTGCTCATCTTTGTGTCTGGGAAAGTTGTTCTGACCG GAGCTAAAGAACGAGCTGAGATCTATGAAGCGTTCGAGAACATTTATCCGATCCTGAGAGGCTTCAGGAAACAGTGA